The window TCTATGTTATTTCTTTTTTTGTTATTGGCCATTTCAGTAACAACCTATTATTGGTCCAAATCAATTTATATTGAACAAATTAAATACAATTTAAGTCAAAATATTGATACTTTTTCTGCATTATTAGTAAATACTCACAGCTTAGACTTACAAGTACAGAACCTTAAAAAAGCTACAAACTTAAGAATCACAATTATTGATAAAAACGGAATTGTATTAGCCGAAAGTGATGAAGACAAAAAACTTATGGAAAATCATGCAAAACGATATGAAATAGTTAGGGCCAAAAAGTTAGGAATAGGAAGTAAAATACGTTTTTCCAATACTCTAAATAAAGAGCTTCTTTATGTTGCAAAAAAAATCAACCTTCACGGAGAAACACTTTATATACGAATGGCAGATGATATTGAACAAATCAGCGATAACTTTGTTTCTTTGGCTCTTCAAATATTCTCTATAGTATTTCTATTTTTAATTGGTGCTTTTTTTGTTGCTTACAGAATTTCAAATAAGATTAAAGAAGAAACAAATAATATTCTAACTTTTTTAATTGATTTATCCAATAAAAAAAATAAATATAAAATAGAATCATCTTATACGGTTGAGTTTCACAGAATTACTAGATATTTAAATATTATGTCTAATAAACTTTCAAAAAGAGACAAACAAAAAGCAAAACAAACCGCAAAACTAAAATTAGCAAACAGGCAAAAAGACGAAATTATTTCAGCTATCTCTCATGAATTTAAAAATCCTATTGCTATTATTTCTGGATACACAGAAACCATTTTAAATGACAGAGATTTGCCCCATGAAATAAAAGAAAAATTTTTACATAAAATTAATGCCAATGCCAATAAAATGACTTCGATTATAGATACTATTCGTTTGTCCCTTAAACTGGATGAAGGCAAACAAAAACTTCAGGTAAAAAAAATATCTATTAATAAACTTTGCGAAGAAATCATTAGTGATTTAGAAGCCAAATATAAGCACAGAGAGATCAATATCATAGAAGGTAAGCTAGATATTGAAGTAGATGAAACTATGTTTAATATTGTCTTATCTAACCTTTTAGAAAACGCACTTAAATATTCAGAAGAGAAAATCAATATTTATTTAAGTGAAGATGAAATAATTGTAGAGGACTTTGGAATTGGTATTGGGGAAAAAGAATTAAAACTAATAACCTCTAAATTTTACAGAGTTTCCCATAATACATGGAATAACTCTCTTGGTTTAGGACTTTTTATTGTTAATAGTATTATTAAAATACATGGTTTTTCTCTTGAAATTCAAAGTGTACTTAGTCTTGGATCTAGGTTTATAATTAAATTCAAGAAATAAAATTAAATCTTACTTAATTTAAGCAATACTTAAGTGTAAATAGTTTATTATGCCACCTCATTAATCGAATCGGAGATAATAAATGAAATTTACTCAAATGGCGAAAGCTAATGAAATTCAAAGAGCATGGCACGTAATTGATGCTACTGACAAAGTATTTGGTAGAATTATTACTGAAGTTGCGACTATTTTAAGAGGTAAAGATAAAGTTAACTTTACACCACACGTTGATTGTGGTGATTATGTTGTAATTATCAATGCTTCTAAAGCTAGATTTACTGGTAAAAAAATGGAGCAAAAAGAATATTTCACACACTCAGGGTATTTTGGTAGTACAAAAACTCATAAAATGTCTGAAATGTTAGTTAGCAATCCAGAAAAATTATTCAGATTAGCAACTAGAGGGATGTTACCTAAAACAAAACTTGGTAAAGTTATGATCAAGAAATTAAAAGTATATGCAGATGCAGAGCACCCTCATACTGCGCAAATTAAAGGATCTTAATTATGGCAAAAATTTATGCAACTGGTAAAAGAAAATCTGCAATAGCTAAAGTATGGTTAGAAGCAGGAAAAGGTGAAATCACTGTAAATGGCCTGTCTTTAGACGTATGGTTAGGTGGTCACGAAGCTATCAAAAAAAGAGTTATGCAACCTTTAGAAGTAACTAAACAAGAAACTTCTGTTAATTTAGTAATCAAAACTTTAGGTGGAGGTTACTCTGCTCAAGCTGATGCTGTTAGACATGGTATTTCTAAAGCTTTAGTTGCTTATGATGAGCAATTTAGAGTTCTTGTTAAACCATTTGGTTTATTAACAAGAGATGCTAGATCAGTTGAAAGAAAAAAATACGGTAGAAAAAAAGCAAGAAAGTCTGTTCAGTTCTCAAAAAGATAATCGAACAAATTTTATTCTATTTTCAAAAAAGGGGAGCATTTATTGCTCCCCTTTTTTTATGTCAAATTTTTCATACATTTATATAAACTATTTAAAACTCTTTCTTTTTATAAAATAATTTAATTTTATTCCCTCATTACTTATTATCCCTGCATTATAATTACTTTTTTCATGGTCCTAAAACAATAAAATGTATAAAAATTTAAGGATTTTATTTTTTTTACATTTTATTGCTTTATACTTTTAAGATATAGAATTAATTAAAGGATTACTATGAAACAAATTTTTACGAAAACGGTTAAAAGTTTAGCACTGGCTGGACTATTAGTTACTGGTATGGCTACTAGTGGTGTTGCAGCAGATGTTGAGAAGATTCACTTCTTAATTCCTGGTGGAGCTGGTGGTGGTTGGGATGGAACTGCTAGAGGTGTTGGTGAAGCATTAAAGAAATCAGGTTTAGTTAATCAAACTTCTTTTGAAAACATGAGTGGTGGTGGTGGTGGTAAAGCTATTGCTTATATCATTGAAACTGCAAAAAAACAAAAAAATACTTTAATGGTTAATTCAACTCCTATTGTAATTAGGTCTCTACAAGGTGTATTTCCTCAATCGTTTAGAGATTTAACCTTGGTTGGTTCTGTTATTGCTGATTATGGTGTTTTAGTTGTTAGAAAAGATTCTAAATACCAAACATGGGCAGATGTTAAAGCAGCATTTGAAAAAAACCCACGAACAGTTAAAATAGCTGGTGGATCTTCAAGAGGTTCTATGGATCATTTAGTTGCAGCACAAATATTTAAAGCAGCTGGTGGAAATCCAACATCTGTAAGATATGTACCTTATGATGCAGGTGGAAAAGCAATGGCTGGTTTATTAACTGGTGAAGTAGATGTTCTTTCAACTGGTCTTGGTGAAGTTTTAGACAAACATATGAAGGGTCAATTAAAAATTATTGGTGTTACTGCTGATACATCAATCGAAGGAATTCCATCATTTAAAAGCATGGGTGTAGATGCATATTTTGCAAACTGGAGAGGTTTCTTTGCAGCTCCTAATTTACCACAAGCTAAAGTTGATGCAATGGCTGCTGTTTTAAAGAAAATGTATGACACTCCTGAATGGGAAGTAGTTAGAAAAAGAAATGGTTGGGCAAATTTATATAAACCAACTAGTGAATTTAAAAGTTTCTTAGAAAGTCAAGAAAAAGTGATTGGTTCACTTATGACTGAAATGGGATTTTTATAAAATAGAGGGCTTGCCCTTCTATTTATATAAAGGAAAATTATGAACAAAAATACCATAGGATCGATATTCTTTTTAGCATTTTCATGTTTTTATTTTTTAAACGTATTTAACATAAAAAAAATGCCAGGAAGCCATTTTGAAGTAATGAGTGCTTCCACTTTTCCATATTATATTGGAATATCTGGAATTATAATCTCATTATTGATACTTATATTCTCTTTTACAGATAAAGACGGTGAATATATAACAGCAGCATATTTAAAAACGTTGGATTTTAAAACAACAAGCTATTTTGTTGCAGCAATGTTATTTTACGGATTTACAATTAGAAGTTTAGGTTTTATTATATCAACTATTATATTCTTAATAATTGGTTTTGTACTTTTAAAAGAGAAAAATATAAAAAGAATACTATTAATATCCGTTGGAGTTTCCGTAGGATTTTATTTACTGCTTAATAATGTATTAGGCGTATATATAGATCCAGGATTAATTGTTGAATACTTTAGAGGAGAAGAATCATGATGGAAGGAATTTTACAAGGAGTTTCTACAGCTCTTTCTAGTTACAACATAATGATGGTAGTTATTGGTTGTTTAGCAGGTACATTCATTGGAATGTTGCCAGGACTTGGGCCTATTTCTGCGATTGCACTAATGATACCAATTACTTATGGAATGGAACCATCATCTGGTTTAATTTTAATAGCAGGTGTTTATTATGGTGCTATTTTTGGAGGGTCTACTTCTTCGATTTTAATCAATGCCCCAGGGGTCGCAGGTACGGTCGCCTCCTCTTTTGATGGTTATCCTTTGGCTAAGTCTGGTCATGCAGGAAAAGCACTTGCCATTGCCGCATACTCATCTTTTACAGGTGGAACAATAGCAGCAGTATTTTTATTAATTGCAGCACCTGCATTAGCAAAAGTATCTTTGTCTTTTCAATCTTCAGATTATTTTGCACTTATGGTTCTTGGACTTACTGCAGTGGCAGCATTTGCAGGAAAAGGAAAATTCCTAAAAGCTGCAATTATGACTATTTTTGGTCTTATGCTTGCAACTGTAGGAACAGATTCAGATTCTGGATTACCAAGATTTACTTTTGGGCGCTTAGATTTAATTGATGGAATTTCATTTTTACTTCTTGCAATGGCGGCCTTTGCATTAAGTGAAGCAATGATGAATATTTTGGACAATAAAGAACAAACACAAAAAGAAATTGATGATTTAAATGCTTCTATTGGTTCTTTAAAAATCACAAGAGCAGAAGTAAGAGAAATGGCGCCAACGGTAGCTAGATCTTCAGTACTTGGTTTCTTTGTAGGTGTTCTTCCAGGAGCAGGAGCAACTATTGCATCCTTTTTAGCTTATGGAATGGAGCGTTCTTTTGCAAGTGCAAAAGAAAAACTTAAATTTGGAAAAGGGAGTCTTAGAGGACTTGCAGCTCCTGAAGCTGCAAATAATGCCGCTTGTTCTGGTTCTTTTGTTCCTTTATTAACACTTGGAATTCCAGGATCAGGTACAACTGCTATTATTTTAGGTGCTTTAATTTCTTATGGAATTCAACCAGGACCTACTATGTATGTAGATAATCCAGAATTATTCTGGTCTGTTATTATTTCTATGTATATTGGAAATGTTGTATTACTGGTTCTTAATTTACCATTAATTCCCTATATTGCAAGATTATTAACCTTGCCAAAAAAATTATTATTGCCACTAATTATCTTCTTTTCTTTAATTGGAGTATATTTAGTAACTTTTAATACTTTTGATATTTACATGATGACAATGTTTGCAGTAGTTGCTTTATTCATTAGAATTATTGATTTTCCAATGGCTCCTATGATTTTAGGATTTATTTTAGGTGGAATGATGGAAGATAACTTAAGACGAGCATTAACTATTCATGATGGTTCTTTGGCTTTTCTTTGGGAAAGACCAATTACATTTACGATTTTAATTATTACCATTATATTACTATTAATGCCACTCTTAGGTGAAGTTTATGGTAAACTTAAAAAAGGTAAAGCTTAATTGCTTTCCTTTTTAAGGGTTTTATCTCATGGACAAATTTAAAAAATACACTATTTTATACGTTGAAGATGATGAAGGCGTAAGAACTATTAATGCCCGTTTTTTAAATCGTATGTTTAATGAACTTTTTCTTGCAAGTGATGGGGAAGAAGGTTATGCTCTTTATAAAAAATACCACCCAGATATTATTCTTACCGATATTAATATGCCAAAAATGGATGGCATCACTTTAAGTAAAAAAATACGAGAAAAAGACCAGAATACAAAAATCATTGTATCTACTGCATTTTCAGATAAATCTTATCTAATGGCTGCCATTGAACTCAATTTAGAAAAATATATTATCAAACCTTTAACCAATAGAAATTTACTCCCTGCTTTAACAAAAGCAGTGAATGCTTTAGAACTTGAACTTGATTTTAAAATCACGTTAGATGAAAATTTTTATTTTGATAACAATACTTCATTATTTTATAATCATAATAAAGCCTTAGATTTAAATAAAAAAGAATTACTATTTTTAAAACTCTTGGTTTTAAATAAAAATAGAATAGTCTCCTATGAAGAGATCGAACAAAAAGTTTGGGAAAATGAATACATGAGTTTAAACTCTTTGCGTACAACTATTGGGTTTTTAAGAAAGAAAATACCCTTTAACTGTATCAAAAACATTTCAAATATGGGATATAAATTAAATCTTGAGAAAAAACTATAAATTAAACACAGAACAGGGAATAAAAAAAATTACCCTGCTTTCTTCTACTATCATTATTTTAACTGTTGCTACTATTATAGGTTTTGTCCTAATTAAAACACAATACGACAATTTTAAAACCCGTATTAATAGTTTTGAAAGTACGTTAATTGAACGTGAAAAGTTTTATATCAAAACAAGCGTAGAAAATCTTAAGAATGATATAACCTTTGAAGAACTTTCTATTTTAAATAATAAAAAAGAGCGTATCAAAAATCAGGCAATTGTTGCTTATAATTTAGCCCATTCTTTGTACAACAAAACACAATATTTAAGTAAAAAAGAACAAATATTATTTATTAAATCCTCTCTTAATCAAATGTCACAAAAATCCAATGATATCAATTATTTTATACTTAATATGCAAGGTGACCTAATATTAAACAGTGAAAATAAAAAAGATGAAAATAAAAACTATTTCAGCTCAAAAGATATAAATGGTTCAGAGTTTATAAAAAAAATAATTCATGCAGAACAAAATAAACAAAATTATGTTGAATACACCTGGTATAAACCAAACTCGACCCTTACTTCTAAAAAGATTACTTATTCCACTCATTTAAAAGAATTAGGCATAATTATTGGTTCGGGAAGTTTTGTTGACAAAAGTAATGAAAAACTGAAAAAAACTATTTTAAAAAAAATATCTAACCTTTCCTATAATAAAGAAGAATTTGTTTTTTTATATTACATTAATTCTCTAAATAATATAAAAGAAGAAAGTACTTTATTAATAGAAAAAAATATTCTCAGCTCATTAATAGATAAAAAAGCAATGAATGACTTATTAATCAATACCAATTATAAAGGCAATGATTATATTTTTTATCAAGATAATGAACGCTTACTTTACGGAACATTTATTTCTCATTTGCGTTTTTTTATATCTGCTGGTGTTGATTTATCTCATATTCAAAAAATATCAAAAAAAGAAAGAATGGCTGCAGAAGAAGAAATGTATGAGAAAATCATTTCTTTGATTGTTGTTATTACTATTATTACTTTGATTTTTTTCGTATTTTCTTTCTTATTTACCAAAAAGATTACCTTAATATTTGAAAACTATAAAAAGAATGTCATTTTAAATGAAGAAAAATACCATCTTTTATTTAATCACAGTAATGACGCTTTTTTAATTTCAGAACTGAGTACAAAAAGTGCAAAAATTATCAACTTTAATAAAACGGCTTTAAAAGTATCTTCTTTTACTGAAAAAGAGATTTTGAAAAAAGACTTTTTTGAACTCTTTTTTGAACTTGAATTACAAGCTTTATTAAAAACAAAATCCATACGTAAAACAGTAAAAATGAAAATA is drawn from Campylobacteraceae bacterium and contains these coding sequences:
- a CDS encoding sensor histidine kinase encodes the protein MIKIHQLFLRTFSMLFLFLLLAISVTTYYWSKSIYIEQIKYNLSQNIDTFSALLVNTHSLDLQVQNLKKATNLRITIIDKNGIVLAESDEDKKLMENHAKRYEIVRAKKLGIGSKIRFSNTLNKELLYVAKKINLHGETLYIRMADDIEQISDNFVSLALQIFSIVFLFLIGAFFVAYRISNKIKEETNNILTFLIDLSNKKNKYKIESSYTVEFHRITRYLNIMSNKLSKRDKQKAKQTAKLKLANRQKDEIISAISHEFKNPIAIISGYTETILNDRDLPHEIKEKFLHKINANANKMTSIIDTIRLSLKLDEGKQKLQVKKISINKLCEEIISDLEAKYKHREINIIEGKLDIEVDETMFNIVLSNLLENALKYSEEKINIYLSEDEIIVEDFGIGIGEKELKLITSKFYRVSHNTWNNSLGLGLFIVNSIIKIHGFSLEIQSVLSLGSRFIIKFKK
- the rplM gene encoding 50S ribosomal protein L13; the encoded protein is MKFTQMAKANEIQRAWHVIDATDKVFGRIITEVATILRGKDKVNFTPHVDCGDYVVIINASKARFTGKKMEQKEYFTHSGYFGSTKTHKMSEMLVSNPEKLFRLATRGMLPKTKLGKVMIKKLKVYADAEHPHTAQIKGS
- the rpsI gene encoding 30S ribosomal protein S9, whose translation is MAKIYATGKRKSAIAKVWLEAGKGEITVNGLSLDVWLGGHEAIKKRVMQPLEVTKQETSVNLVIKTLGGGYSAQADAVRHGISKALVAYDEQFRVLVKPFGLLTRDARSVERKKYGRKKARKSVQFSKR
- a CDS encoding tripartite tricarboxylate transporter substrate binding protein, which encodes MKQIFTKTVKSLALAGLLVTGMATSGVAADVEKIHFLIPGGAGGGWDGTARGVGEALKKSGLVNQTSFENMSGGGGGKAIAYIIETAKKQKNTLMVNSTPIVIRSLQGVFPQSFRDLTLVGSVIADYGVLVVRKDSKYQTWADVKAAFEKNPRTVKIAGGSSRGSMDHLVAAQIFKAAGGNPTSVRYVPYDAGGKAMAGLLTGEVDVLSTGLGEVLDKHMKGQLKIIGVTADTSIEGIPSFKSMGVDAYFANWRGFFAAPNLPQAKVDAMAAVLKKMYDTPEWEVVRKRNGWANLYKPTSEFKSFLESQEKVIGSLMTEMGFL
- a CDS encoding tripartite tricarboxylate transporter TctB family protein codes for the protein MNKNTIGSIFFLAFSCFYFLNVFNIKKMPGSHFEVMSASTFPYYIGISGIIISLLILIFSFTDKDGEYITAAYLKTLDFKTTSYFVAAMLFYGFTIRSLGFIISTIIFLIIGFVLLKEKNIKRILLISVGVSVGFYLLLNNVLGVYIDPGLIVEYFRGEES
- a CDS encoding tripartite tricarboxylate transporter permease — encoded protein: MMEGILQGVSTALSSYNIMMVVIGCLAGTFIGMLPGLGPISAIALMIPITYGMEPSSGLILIAGVYYGAIFGGSTSSILINAPGVAGTVASSFDGYPLAKSGHAGKALAIAAYSSFTGGTIAAVFLLIAAPALAKVSLSFQSSDYFALMVLGLTAVAAFAGKGKFLKAAIMTIFGLMLATVGTDSDSGLPRFTFGRLDLIDGISFLLLAMAAFALSEAMMNILDNKEQTQKEIDDLNASIGSLKITRAEVREMAPTVARSSVLGFFVGVLPGAGATIASFLAYGMERSFASAKEKLKFGKGSLRGLAAPEAANNAACSGSFVPLLTLGIPGSGTTAIILGALISYGIQPGPTMYVDNPELFWSVIISMYIGNVVLLVLNLPLIPYIARLLTLPKKLLLPLIIFFSLIGVYLVTFNTFDIYMMTMFAVVALFIRIIDFPMAPMILGFILGGMMEDNLRRALTIHDGSLAFLWERPITFTILIITIILLLMPLLGEVYGKLKKGKA
- a CDS encoding response regulator, whose product is MDKFKKYTILYVEDDEGVRTINARFLNRMFNELFLASDGEEGYALYKKYHPDIILTDINMPKMDGITLSKKIREKDQNTKIIVSTAFSDKSYLMAAIELNLEKYIIKPLTNRNLLPALTKAVNALELELDFKITLDENFYFDNNTSLFYNHNKALDLNKKELLFLKLLVLNKNRIVSYEEIEQKVWENEYMSLNSLRTTIGFLRKKIPFNCIKNISNMGYKLNLEKKL
- a CDS encoding cache domain-containing protein, which gives rise to MRKNYKLNTEQGIKKITLLSSTIIILTVATIIGFVLIKTQYDNFKTRINSFESTLIEREKFYIKTSVENLKNDITFEELSILNNKKERIKNQAIVAYNLAHSLYNKTQYLSKKEQILFIKSSLNQMSQKSNDINYFILNMQGDLILNSENKKDENKNYFSSKDINGSEFIKKIIHAEQNKQNYVEYTWYKPNSTLTSKKITYSTHLKELGIIIGSGSFVDKSNEKLKKTILKKISNLSYNKEEFVFLYYINSLNNIKEESTLLIEKNILSSLIDKKAMNDLLINTNYKGNDYIFYQDNERLLYGTFISHLRFFISAGVDLSHIQKISKKERMAAEEEMYEKIISLIVVITIITLIFFVFSFLFTKKITLIFENYKKNVILNEEKYHLLFNHSNDAFLISELSTKSAKIINFNKTALKVSSFTEKEILKKDFFELFFELELQALLKTKSIRKTVKMKIKNHQIKTIELDAVIYTNEKQQLLFASLRDITERTLLKVEKEKQEKLLIQKSKMAAMGEMIGNIAHQWRQPLSQVSGLFVDIESAYMYKELNKEYLQNRVNEANDLIEYMSKTIDDFRNFFNPNAKKELFSLKDSMRDTAKIIQSTLDYHHISLQINLCDDIELYAYRNEYSQAILNIISNAKDILIEKKIKDPIIKIYLENKNVLCIEDNAGGIDESIIKKIFDPYFTTKFEYGTGIGLYMTQLIIENKMNGSITAENTNKGALFKIKV